The nucleotide sequence AAACTTTTAACTTCTCCGTTACTAAAAGTAATTAAAAGATTAAAGTCCTGCTCTGGTTTTACATTGATTACTCTTGGATTCATAATGTATTATTTTAATGGATCTATTTTAAAAATAGTTTCACCTTTAATAGCTAATTCCCAGTCAGCCATTAATTCGTCATTATGTATTTCAACCCATGCTTGAACAAGTTTCATTTTATTAGTCTTCAAAGTCCCTTCCAATAATTGACCATCAATAATTGAAATAACGGCTTCTTCGTCTTGATATTTCACATGAATATGAGGCAAATTATGCTGTTTATTGTCCAAATAATACATGGAGATAATAATACCGTAAAACATTGAAATTATTGCCATAACCTATTTTTAAAATTATTTCTTAATACAAAGATAATACATTTGTGTGAAAAATCGTAATATTATAAGAAC is from Bacteroidia bacterium and encodes:
- a CDS encoding DUF4160 domain-containing protein, translated to MAIISMFYGIIISMYYLDNKQHNLPHIHVKYQDEEAVISIIDGQLLEGTLKTNKMKLVQAWVEIHNDELMADWELAIKGETIFKIDPLK